In Helianthus annuus cultivar XRQ/B chromosome 9, HanXRQr2.0-SUNRISE, whole genome shotgun sequence, the following are encoded in one genomic region:
- the LOC110880171 gene encoding uncharacterized protein LOC110880171 isoform X2 translates to MEASNSSMINEAYWPLPYLYSSFTSIWIVFASCWIINTYINRHFQVNSLQWTLALVPCVKSLQLAFSFLFWYSCFYFQTCSLWMSFGVYVTGLLFETASIMSFLLIAHGYCITSERLSVPERRAMAVIGCIYYLILVGHRASIPYFSNLSLLREQLNYIEDEDIQEMHDAVYTKYLMFKKFKGAMHIVAIAEISIFINMDSSVESYWMKLLVREWAHFCIFLYIGWIFRSQDLAPRFSVMPTHKSKRERVVPPIYSIELDAASFKDFSSREWQIGVPTCDDRSSNDSILVVIQHPHASRPVLTKSGSEISATEAISCFKPCV, encoded by the exons ATGGAGGCTTCAAATTCGTCGATGATCAACGAAGCATACTGGCCGCTCCCTTATCTCTACTCATCTTTCACCtccatttggatcgttttcgcttCTTGCTGGATCATCAACACTTACATTAATCGCCATTTTCAG GTGAACAGTTTACAATGGACGCTTGCATTAGTTCCTTGTGTTAAATCTTTGCAGCTTGCCTTCTCATTTCTCTTCTG GTATTCGTGTTTCTATTTCCAAACATGCTCTCTATGGATGTCATTTGGTGTATATGTAACTGGATTGCTCTTTGAGACAGCTTCAATTATGTCGTTTTTACTTATCGCGCATGGCTACTGCATAACTTCCGAGCGTCTTTCAGTACCTGAACGCCGAGCTATGGCTGTAATCGGTTGTATATACTATCTGATTCTTGTTGGTCACAGAGCTTCAATACCATACTTCTCA AACTTATCACTCTTGAGGGAGCAGTTGAATTATATAGAGGATGAAGATATACAAGAAATGCATGATGCTGTTTACACCAAATACCTTATGTTCAA GAAATTCAAAGGTGCAATGCATATTGTAGCTATAGCAGAAATTTCG ATCTTCATCAACATGGACAGTTCAGTTGAAAGCTATTGGATGAAGTTACTGGTTCGCGAATGGGCCCATTTCTGTATTTTTCTGTATATTGG ATGGATATTCCGGTCACAAGATTTGGCACCGCGATTTTCGGTTATGCCCACTCACAAGTCTAAAAGAGAGAGAGTTGTTCCTCCTATTTACAGCATT GAACTTGATGCAGCGTCGTTTAAAGATTTTAGTAGCCGGGAATGGCAGATTGGGGTG CCAACATGTGACGACAGGAGCTCAAATGACTCGATTTTAGTAGTGATTCAACATCCTCATGCATCTAGGCCGGTTTTAACCAAGTCCGGATCAGAAATCTCTGCTACTGAAGCTATATCTTGTTTTAAACCTTGTGTATAG
- the LOC110880171 gene encoding uncharacterized protein LOC110880171 isoform X1, translated as MEASNSSMINEAYWPLPYLYSSFTSIWIVFASCWIINTYINRHFQVNSLQWTLALVPCVKSLQLAFSFLFWYSCFYFQTCSLWMSFGVYVTGLLFETASIMSFLLIAHGYCITSERLSVPERRAMAVIGCIYYLILVGHRASIPYFSILLMLDYLLIFFVIFNHINQNLSLLREQLNYIEDEDIQEMHDAVYTKYLMFKKFKGAMHIVAIAEISIFINMDSSVESYWMKLLVREWAHFCIFLYIGWIFRSQDLAPRFSVMPTHKSKRERVVPPIYSIELDAASFKDFSSREWQIGVPTCDDRSSNDSILVVIQHPHASRPVLTKSGSEISATEAISCFKPCV; from the exons ATGGAGGCTTCAAATTCGTCGATGATCAACGAAGCATACTGGCCGCTCCCTTATCTCTACTCATCTTTCACCtccatttggatcgttttcgcttCTTGCTGGATCATCAACACTTACATTAATCGCCATTTTCAG GTGAACAGTTTACAATGGACGCTTGCATTAGTTCCTTGTGTTAAATCTTTGCAGCTTGCCTTCTCATTTCTCTTCTG GTATTCGTGTTTCTATTTCCAAACATGCTCTCTATGGATGTCATTTGGTGTATATGTAACTGGATTGCTCTTTGAGACAGCTTCAATTATGTCGTTTTTACTTATCGCGCATGGCTACTGCATAACTTCCGAGCGTCTTTCAGTACCTGAACGCCGAGCTATGGCTGTAATCGGTTGTATATACTATCTGATTCTTGTTGGTCACAGAGCTTCAATACCATACTTCTCA ATCCTTCTAATGCTTGATTATTTGCTCATATTCTTTGTGATATTTAATCATATAAATCAGAACTTATCACTCTTGAGGGAGCAGTTGAATTATATAGAGGATGAAGATATACAAGAAATGCATGATGCTGTTTACACCAAATACCTTATGTTCAA GAAATTCAAAGGTGCAATGCATATTGTAGCTATAGCAGAAATTTCG ATCTTCATCAACATGGACAGTTCAGTTGAAAGCTATTGGATGAAGTTACTGGTTCGCGAATGGGCCCATTTCTGTATTTTTCTGTATATTGG ATGGATATTCCGGTCACAAGATTTGGCACCGCGATTTTCGGTTATGCCCACTCACAAGTCTAAAAGAGAGAGAGTTGTTCCTCCTATTTACAGCATT GAACTTGATGCAGCGTCGTTTAAAGATTTTAGTAGCCGGGAATGGCAGATTGGGGTG CCAACATGTGACGACAGGAGCTCAAATGACTCGATTTTAGTAGTGATTCAACATCCTCATGCATCTAGGCCGGTTTTAACCAAGTCCGGATCAGAAATCTCTGCTACTGAAGCTATATCTTGTTTTAAACCTTGTGTATAG